The Anabas testudineus chromosome 15, fAnaTes1.2, whole genome shotgun sequence DNA segment aactgttACACAGATGCAGCAGTTGAGGGCGCTGTAGTGTAGCCTGAATACCTGCTATACTGCACTGATCCATTACATGACCTCCTCACAAACTAACTTAACCTACAAAAACAGTTAGAAGAAGAATTAGAAAATAACTTCTCTGTGATTTAACGTTTTAAATATCGATGTAGAAATGTTTGTAATGCATGAGAAACCTACCTGTCAGTCATTAAAACAGTGGTGCTGTAATAAAACGagcagcttttctctttttctttttttaatatgaatCAAATGCATATTTTCTCTATATAAACAAATCTGTTTGAAAAAGAATGTTTCCATAGATAGTACATAAAATagttatacagtacatattgtaAATATCTGGAAATATATTAAGCAGTATTTAGTATAAACTATACAATGGAAATTTTTTAGAGCAGTCGAAATTAGATCATACTTTGTACAAGGAGTGTGCAAAATGTGTGTCCCGTCACCGGACCTTCATATACTGGCAAAAAGTGTTAGTTCTACCTCTCTAGACAAAATAGATAACGAATGTATTGAGTCTGCCTCATGTGCCTTGGTCGTTAAGAGAGACTgtgcaaaaatatacaaaattaaaaaaaaatgaagccaCAGGTCAGAGGGAGTCACTCTGAGCTCTAGTTAGTAATGGCTGAGCTCCtctggaggaggggggaggtggTAACTGTCGTCCCCTCCGATGTAGGCGCCGATGCCGCTGCTTTGGCTCCCCCACTCGTAGCTGTCAGCAGCCAAACTGAAGAGTCAACCAAAAAAAACTGATCACTCTCCCTTTTGCCTTTTGTCACATTCCTACTTCACGCATGGTACAGTGTGTTGTGAGTTTTTTACCTGGCTTGGATGTTCTGAGGCATAACGCTCCATGCTAGATCATCATCGCTGTCGTAACGCCGCGGGTTATCAAAGAAATAACCCCTGGAGGAGAAGACATGTCCAGGAAGCCCTGAGCCGCTCTGCAGGATGAGGCAAACACAAAGAGGGACACAGAAGATACAGTCAACAACAATGGTAATATAGCTTCACGATcctataaaacatttacactagATTTTGTTATTGTAACTGTGTTTATGAATCATGTGTTGCAGCCTGAAGCAGTGTTAGGAACCTGTGGCTCACCCTGTCCAGATTAGGCTGCCGAACTCGGAAGAAGAAAACTACAAGAGAGGTGGGGAGCAGCTCCCATATGAACAGGATCACCCCAAAGACGATGTAGCCAGTGTCGCCCAGAGTCGACTGCAAGTCCgcctgaaagaaaaacacacatacagtatacacacagcACTCTACTGCAAGGAGCtgctattttaaaaatgaaggaaaggcaaaatttgtttttaatattaacaaaatatacaaaatacttAAAGGCACAGACGGACATTTTACTCACATTgagatatatataaaaatgctCTTATTAAGTTTCTTGCAAATGGATGAGAAGATTGTTTCCACTCTGTATGTCTGTAAAAATGACACTACAGCCAGCAGCCAGTTATCTGAGCGTAGCAGAGTTTAGAGGAAAAAAGTGTCTGGCAGCTAATTTGTGATCTCCAGATGTGCTGGTGGGTGGGCTTCTGAAATGACTCAATCATTTCCATTCTTTATGCAAATCTAAGCCGGCTGACTGCTCCTTTTTTGCACTGTACAGACAAGACAGTTGGAGAAATCTCCTCATCTAACAAAGCAAAGACGCATATTCAACCTATTAAGACCTCTGTAGGTTTACCTGGTCTGAAACGTTGTACCAGTCATAGTCAAAGGAGTTAATGCTGGTGTTTGACAGTGCCAGGACGACCAGATTGTAGCAGGCCCTCGATAGGTACAGGAGGATGACGATGGCTCCGATAACTGTCACCTGGCACACTGACGTCCCCTGTGCATAAAGAAATCACTTATCAAACATCCATCTACCTTTTATGAGAACACAGCCTGATGAAAACATCTGTGAAATCCCACAAAACCCACgtggaaaaacaaagagctctttaaagaaacaaatgttgaaTTTCAGGTTTGACTTCACGCCCAAGTGCATCATCGTTTTGGTCAGCATGAAGCAACCAGCGCACCCAACTGTACATTAGGCTTGTGAATGCATCACAGTACGCCCGGTCGCACACAAGTACGACACGGCGTTGCTAGGGAACAATCACTATGGATAAATTATGTGCAGAAATCCATCTTCACACAGGGATGCTATATGCAGCACGTAAGGCTGGTGATTTCAGCACATCCCAGTGTCCGAGAACTGATTTCCTTTCTCACCTTGGACTCCAGGTAAATGTTGGCCAGTGACATCTTGGCAATCTtgtacagacacagagagagcgagatggCACACAGGACAAAAAGCGTGTCGTTGATCGCGACCCTCACAAGCACGACGGTGTGAGCTTCTGCTGAGGACATCCGCACCAGCAGGGCACAAACCAAATTCACGACTAGAAACACCAGGCTGATGAACAAGAAGACCAGGTACAGAGGCAGCCTgtggacaaagacagagaaacacgTTCAGAAAAAAGAGCCACAGATTCAATCAAAAGTGCAACCTGCGATTCCAAGTCCCCGCTTTGTCTTACCTGTATCTCAGAAGCTCCGGGGCGTATTTGGACTTCGCCTTAAAAACAACCTGTTAAGAGAagaccacaaaaaaaaaacgcatCAAAAGTGCATCATGCAAATGCATCACGCTGCTCTGACGGCTcgttttcacttctgttttctcgttctactgaaaaaaaaaaaaatgcaccatTGGTTTGAAACGGGAACCTCACAGTTTGGGTTTGAACTTTAGATACAAGTGTTACATGTGGCACAGCACAGTGGCTCGCTGTCAACTGTGACTCAAACCGGCACAAGAGGATTATGCTATAAATACACTTTAGGAATAGGTCAGAGGAGctattatttgatatttggaTTATATAAAGAGATGAAGGAGTGATTCACTGCATCACACTTTGTAGAGCGTGTTAACAGTGAGGGCGAGAGGTGGTTTTCTCCTTACACTTCCTGGAAGCTGCTCTCAGATCATGTTAATATCAGTGACTATTAGTGGAGCATCAAATGGTGCAAATCACCTGGACCACAACTGGCCTCCAGACCAACAGTGATTGATGATCATCAATCACGAtgaagcaaaacacaaagagcattTCTGAGTGGATAACGATAGAATCAAGAATCATGATAGATGTGATTGTATCTGGGCTCAGTTATCAGCAGGACTGTTCCCACAATCAGGTGCAAGATAAGATGAGAAGCATCACCAATGACCCGCTAACTCACCTGTGCAAAGTAAAGGTTCATGAGACAGAGCGTGAAGAACTGGAGGCAGACAGGGAAACAGTAGAGCAGCCAAAAGGGAAAGGGTCCCAGAGTGTTGGCCGTGATAAAGTTTTTGAAATAGAAGGAGAAAAGCACGGTGCGCAGGGCCGACCACAGCAggcacaggaacaggaacacaGTCTGGTAGCTGAAGCGCTTGTGTCGGTACCGGAGGACCAGCCAGAGCTGGACgtagatgaagatgaagagcagCGAGTAGAAGACGGTGTAGACCACCGTCAGGCCCAGAGTGACGTAGGGAGGCACGGCcgggctcagggtgggcagaGGCATGGACCCGTCCATCAGCGACGTCTCCTTCTCCTCCGCCGGGGCCTCCATGCTCTTCCGGGCCCAGGGGGAGGACGGCGCGGAGCGGAGGGGCCTCTGCCCGGTGTTCTCCGCCGGACTCGGGCTCTGGGAAGGCTCACGCTCCCGGCAGAGCAGCAGCGAGAGCCGCAGGGATCGAACAGGGCTGTCAAGAAGAGAGCGCGGCGGAACCGAGGCTGACTTCCTGCTGCACAGccagagacagccagagagcGAGACACATGATCGGGCGATGGGGACGAGCTGTTTGTCAGAGGCAGCGGCggcaggaagcagcagcagggagctgCACATAGGAGCTGAGAGCGCGGAGCGGCCTCCGCCCCCCTCCAGCCCTGCCTCCATCATTACGCGTCGCCGCGCGTCAGCTGACGCACGCTGCTGTACCTTTAACCCCGGGATGGGACTTCCCACCACCATCTCCGATCCCAGGAGAGCAGTTCAGAGCTGTTAGAtggtgcatttttattttagtgcatATCACATATTCATCCTCGTCATTCAGACACATGAATTAGTTATACAACGCGGCCACAGCATGCTAAGACAGGAGCTCAGGTAAAAATGCAGGAGCCACAGTTGgacccctcctcctccagtttATATTAACTTTTTCATTTAAGTACCAAAAAGTAATTGCTGCAAAGAGGCCAGGGGCCCTGGAAGACTTGTCCACGTTGCGTAATTGCTAATCCAGTCTTGGcaagaggcaaaaaaaaacatatcctGAGTTAATATATTAGATAAATAAATCTTTCATTAGAACCTCTCTGGCTGGGAAACACTCCTGCCTTTCTTGCACTACAGGCGTTCCATTACAAAATGTGGATTCACATGGCCCTGATGACATTTCAGGGTTGTTTTCTCCAGCTCGGGGAAGCTGCTCCAAGGCCGCGGAAGACAGAACGCAGTGGTTTTCAAAAGGCTACGTTTCATTAGTGTAAAACTGATCTTCACATGTAACATCACCGGAGTTCCCCCTGTAATGAAGTTTGTTCTGgttggtgttgtttttgtttcgcAGGGCTGGAGCATGTGAACATGAAGAAGACGGGGGTCACTCTAGTTGCCCTTTGACCTCTACGCTACATTAATCTTTTCTTACACTGGGACTTTGCCACTCAGGCACCAAACCaaacagctacagctacagtcTTCCCCTCTTGGCTGCTGAACTTTATTTGAATAGCTGCAGCCAAGTTTCATACAATGTAAATGATGCTACCATTCACTCATTTCACAGTTAGTGCATTTCATGCCTCAAAATATAGTAGTCACTCCCAAATGCAGGCTTGTCATGTTTAATTGTCAGCTGTGATTGTTGTGGTTGTGCTGTGTCACTTATTCTTACTCTTGGTTACAGTATGTGGGATCTCCAGGAGAGTGGtgttgtaaatactgtacagtcaCTGGTTGGCAATGTTGCGGCAGATGTGTAGCGTAGATGGTAAATTACAATGAGTAGGAGAATCTGGAGGAGATTCTGCAGGGGGGGCAAGATAGATGGGCAGACATGTGCAGTCTCAGTTCAGTGAGCTACGTATACTGCACAGCCATTCACCTTAGATTTGTTATGTGGTTTTAAAATCTGACAGTGACTTTGCTTATGAAGCTCAGCAGAAATGGTTTCCATTTCAGTAGGACAGTAAAAGTCTTGTTGGCATCTTCTTAGTAAACAAATAGGAAATAAACAACAATCCGTGGTCGGTCGTCTCTTGAGACTTTCCAGTGGATGATGTTTGCATCGACTTCAAATATAAATGGTGCACCATACTTGACTTTCAGATTCACCTCCCTGATGGTTTTCCCTGGGCATGGACCACAGCGACACATCCCTGGAGAGCTAAACTAATGTTATAGCaagattaaatacaaaatgactATTGGTAGTTTGGACAGCAGGGAAACACCAACAGGGTGTTACTGTGCTGTGTACAActacaagaaataaaaaaagctgaaaacaagaagaacaaagaTTTACTGTGTACCATTACTACATTCTCGAGGGGTGCTGTCCAAAACCTGCCATCCATCATCACCCCTAGGAAGATCATTTCACTGACACATTATATAATGACTCTGATAAACTTTAAATCAAGTCTCTTTGTCTGAATTTCATGTTTGTATCATACATCACACTTAAAGTAGTACCATAAAAAAATCTTCCCCATTGCAGTTATTGTCCTGCCAACATAGACGGGGTCAAACCTGTTCTCAGAGTCCATGTTTGAGCTCGTCAGAGCTTCAGTGGGCTTGTCCAGAATCTCAAAACAAGTGTCTGTCACACGTTCGCCCAACTGAGAACTGGTGCTGGAGACtagaagatggaaaaaaataagCAACAATAGAAAAGAGTGGTCGATAAGAAAGTGAGAGCTGTTTGATCCAGAAACTCTGCATACATTTGGAATGCGTCTCAAACAGATCTCGAATGCCAAGTGTTCTGTTTCCCACCTGTCACTCTGCAAGAAACCTGTtatcttcctctgtgtgtgtgtgtgtgtgtgtgtgtgtgtgtgtgtgtgtgtgtgtgtgtgtgtgtgtgtgtgtgtgtgtgtgtgtgtgtgtgtgtgtgtgtgtgtgtgtgtgtgtgtgtgtgtgctacctGTCCATTATTCCACTTAGAGCTACACATGTTATGGCAGGTTCCTCTATAAATGATTCATATTTCAGTGATTCATTCATAACATACTCCTGCAGCGTGCACACAGACTTTATGACTTTATGCTCCTGTAACTGCAATCAATagcataaacatacagtaacacaatgTTGAAGCAGAGGGTTTTGTGTTTCCTCGTGGCTGAGGAAATGTTTTCTGCCTTCACATGAAGCCCAGGGAAGTCTGTGTGCTTCCTGCTGGCTGAACCACCACTTGTCTCCGGTGCTGATCTCATTCTGCACATTGCTCTGTGACCTAAAGAAAAATCTACTTTACAGTATGTTAGATAAAAAAATTTGTTAGACTATTcacaactttattatttaagaGTCAAATtgaatcatttattaaatgtaataattcacTGCAGGTTATTTTAGAGagtaattgtttgttttgtaaagtgGAAAGTGGCATCAAAATCCAACTAAGTGGAACTAAGACTACACATGTAAGATACCTGCTGAAGGGGTCAATACATCCACTGTCACCAGAGATACATTAGTCACTACAACATGCAGGACACTCCTCATATCAGGAAGTGTCTCTGGCTCTGCAGCATACGGGCGGTCAGCCTCGACTGTTTAAAGAAGCTCGGGAGAATCAGGTTAAAACACTGCAGGCACATACTGCGTGTGGGCTTGTTGTGTGGGCGCAGTGTGCAGGTCAGCTTTTCCATCGCGGCTAATAAACATATGTTTTGTGattatgtaataaaacattcCTAATAATCTCTCAGTAGGATGCGCTACTGTAGTCGAGAAGATTTGTAATTAATAACAAGTTTTTAGGTTTGTAATACACAGCTGCTGATTTAATTCGGAACAATCCTTAATCAAGTGTTGAGTACAATGAACGCGTTGCTCCAAGTGACTTTACATTCAGTCTTTCAATACAGTTGCTACCACAACAATCCTGTAATTTCTGCATTATGAGATTGATCCTCCCATCACTGAAACACTCCCATCTCAAGACACTGGACTCAGCGGTCTctcatgtgtttgtctgcacaatgacgcacagtgtgtgtgtgtgtgtgttatcagtgTGGTTCATTTGGAGACACAGACCATAGGGAAATGAGACTAAGGACTGAattcactgtatgtgtgaaggAGGTAGAGCAATGCTGTATTTGTACACAAATATTGTATACATGCATAAATCTGTTTACAATATTTGTATGTACTTTTTCCAGCTGCTCCCTCCTGGCATGTTAGTTGTCAGTTTCAATCCTTTAGACCAGGGAGCAGGCAGCTCACTAAGTGGTAATAATTTGCATTTACTGTTTCTCTGACATAATTTGCCAGAAATAATCAGTTACCATCACATCTGCAGGAAAGTGTTTCTGACAGACGTGATATCTGTCAACACATGCAAATTTGTCTCAAATTTGACAGGCTTGCACCCCCAAATTTGTACAGTCAGCAGCTAAGCTGTTGAAGATTGTTTCACTCCTTTCGTACATTTAGTACACTGACactgtcaaaagaaaaaacacaaaggaaacaggACTTACATTAGGTATTATCTAACAAACTGTACCTTACTTTTTTTATCTGTACACTGGGGATGAAACTGTGTTAGTAGTTAAAAGGTTGTTGTTAAAGGTGCTCCTTGTTACCTAGACGCTTGGTTTGCACACAAACTCTTAACAATAACATGCtgatatatatgatatatactgtatctgttctCAGATGACTTGATCAAAGCTCAagatacatatacatacatacataaagtCCAAGGCACTGAAATGATTTGAAGTCCTTCTGTTTGCCACTGTATCTAATTTGAAGAGCTTTGACTTCAATGCCCCCAAGTGGTAGTTGCAATGAATGGTAATGCTTTGCAAAATATTCAGGACACTTGTAGTCAGATTTCAAGATTAAAACTGGTGTTATCAGAAAATACCTGACAGAAAGGTATAAGCTGCgtgtgtattttaaatgaaggaaaataaagacacaaactgGGACTGAGACGAACTGTTTagtgttacatttatttttaaacagcttACAAATTCTTCTTGTTATATCCACAAAATACATTTGGACAGTGCTTTGAAttctcacagagctgctctcaCAGCCATTGCAGCTCATCAGGTTCCAGGTTGACTGATAACTGGTTTGgaaaaatgtgtaatgtgaaataTCTAAtctttatctatctatctatctatatatcatatctatatctatctatctatttctatatctatatctatatcatctatctatctatctatctatctatctatctatctatttatctatatctatctatctatctatctatctatctatctatctatctatctatttatctatatctatatctatctatcgatctatctatctatctatctatttatctatatctatatctatatctatatctatatctatctatctatctatctatctatctatctatctatctatctatctatctatctatttatctatatctatatctatctatctatctatctatctatctatctatctatttatctatatctatatctatatctatatctatctatctatctatctatctatctatctatctatctatttatctatatctatatctatctatcgatctatctatctatctatctatttatctatatctatatctatatctatatctatatctatctatctatctatctatcgatctatctatcgatctatctatttatctatatctatatctatatctatctatctttctatctatctatttatctatatctatatctatctatctatctatctatctatctatctatctatctatctatttatctatatctatctatctatttatctatatctatctatctatctatctatctatctatctatctatctatctatttatctatatctatatctatatctatctatctatctatctatttatctatatctatctatctatctatctatctatctatctatctagatatATCTATTTAGCTAATCTACTATCGATCTATCTATATCGactatctatatatctattaATCTATatcatatctatctatcttctatctatctatttatcgATATCTATAGCTATCTATCTAGctatctatctctatctatgtatctatatctatatctatctatctatctatctatctatcatctactatctatctatctatctatctatttactatatctatatctatctatctatctatctatctagctatatatctatctatttcgatatctatatctatctatctatctatctatcgatctaagtatctatctatctatttctatctatatctatgctatatctatatctatctattcTATCTAgctatctctatctatctatttatctatatctatatcatCTATCTACTAGCTACTATCTATCTAGctatcgatctatctatctatttatctatctatagCTATATATatctaatctatctatctatctatctatctattagctatatctatatctatcttTATCTATCGATCTATCGAgctatcatctatctatctatctattatctatatctatatctatatctatctatctatcgatctatctatcgatctatctatttatctatatctatatctatatctatctatctttctatctatctatttatctatatctatatctatctatctatctatctatctatctatctatctatctatctatttatctatctatctatctatctatttatctatatctatctatctatctatctatctatctatctatctatctatctatctatctatctatctatttatctatatctatatctatctatctatctatctatttatctatatctatctatctatctatctatctatctatctatctatctatctatctatctatttatctatatctatctatcgatctatctatctatctatctatctatctatctatttatctatatctatatctatctatctttctatctatctatttatctatatctatatctatctatctatctatctatctatctatctatctatctatctatttatctatatctatatctatctatctttctatctatctatttatctatatctatatctatctatctatctatctatctatctatctatttatctatatctatatctatatctatatctatctatctatctatctatctatctatctatttatctatttatctatatctatatctatctatctttctatctatctatttatctatatctatatctatctatctatctatctatctatctatctatttatctatatctatatctatatctatatctatatctatatctatctatctatctatctatctatctatctatttatctatatctatatctatatctatatctatatctatatctatctatctatctatctatctatctatctatctatttatctatatctatatctatctatctatctatctatctatttatctatatctatatctatatctatatctatctatctatctatctatctatctatctatctatctatcgatatctatatctatatctatctatctatctatcgatcgatctatctatctatctatttatctatatctatatctattatctatctatatctttctatctatttatctttctatctatatctatatctatatctatatctatctatatatctatctatatatatacatacatatatcttcttcttctctttcggcttttcccatcaggggtcgccacagcgaatcatccttttccacctcactctatcatggacatcttctaccctcacaccaaccaacctcatgtcctctgttaacacatccatatatctcctccttggccgtcctcttgtcctcctgactgtcagctccatctccaacatccttctaccaatatattcactatccctcctctgaacatgtccaaaccatctcagtctggcctctctgactttgttgctaacacaagcaacgtgagccgtccctctgatgtgctcgttccttattctgtctaacctggtgTTGTCCTGATGTCAGTTAATCAGAAGCACTGGTGGGTAATAAAGAGCATCCTGGCTATGACACAACGTAACTCTGATTAATCATAACTGATTGTTTAAATACATGTGTAAATACATCCTGCTACCACTTTTTTCATGGTTAATATACTAACGCTTTGAATATCAGTTCTAAGCCCCTGATTAGATCAAGAGAAGAGAAGTTCAGTGACTCAGTCAGAACAGAACTGGGACCTATTTTAATTTTTCaagaaaaaatgtatttttgagtAATAAACGTAGgtgaaaaatctgttttattctgtggaTATTTCTACTGCACAAGCACCAGAGGGAGCAAGAGAGCAGTGTGCCTGATGATAGTGACCATGGTTTCCTGTGCCAACAGAACGCACAGGCTAATCATAGTAGGACATTTGTTAAACACCATTGTCCTTCAGTCAAAACGGTTACTTATAGAGAGAGTAATGACCATCTTCACTGTTATGATTATGTGATGCAGCCCACATCATTACCAGCATCATTAACATCTACTGTAACTCAGCAGGTCAACAACAAAAGCTGGTACATGAATCTGTAATACTAAATCCGAAATGAGTGTGTCATACAATACAAAAGCATATTATAACTTTTTCTTGTGTTCCATACAGGAGCAGGTTTAAATGTCTTCACCCTTCTCTGATGCAGCATTCCTTACACAGCACAGTCGATACAATACAAGCAGAGAAACTAGAAATGTTAAAGCGCTAAAGACTGATTGCAATGACGAGGAGTTTAAAAGTGGAGCCGGAGATATCACAACAATCTACATCTGTTGGCACAGACTGCAACTGTGTGCAAAAGTCCAACGTTTTGGTCAAATGGTCACTTTGCACAGAATGTCAGTAGTCACAAAAATCATTAGGGATCATAAAGACCATGAATACTCCTATTAAAAAGCCATGACAGTGTGTCCCACAGTGGCTCAGATAACTGGACCAAAACACTGATGATGACTGAGCAGCGGGGCAGAAACAGCTCCCACTTCAACCATACAGCATGCCCCTCATTATCCCAGCTGGAGTGGAGTCTGATAGCGGCAGCGGCATGCCTCAAATGATTAGTGTATGGTACAGTGCTCTGTGATATTGCCCTTCACATAATGTCTGCTCTGATGGCCCCTCGGCCTGTGTCCAAACTTAACAATACTGTTCCAGTGTTGTCCCCCTGGAGCCCCTTATACCTCCCTCACT contains these protein-coding regions:
- the gpr137ba gene encoding integral membrane protein GPR137B: MCSSLLLLPAAAASDKQLVPIARSCVSLSGCLWLCSRKSASVPPRSLLDSPVRSLRLSLLLCREREPSQSPSPAENTGQRPLRSAPSSPWARKSMEAPAEEKETSLMDGSMPLPTLSPAVPPYVTLGLTVVYTVFYSLLFIFIYVQLWLVLRYRHKRFSYQTVFLFLCLLWSALRTVLFSFYFKNFITANTLGPFPFWLLYCFPVCLQFFTLCLMNLYFAQVVFKAKSKYAPELLRYRLPLYLVFLFISLVFLVVNLVCALLVRMSSAEAHTVVLVRVAINDTLFVLCAISLSLCLYKIAKMSLANIYLESKGTSVCQVTVIGAIVILLYLSRACYNLVVLALSNTSINSFDYDWYNVSDQADLQSTLGDTGYIVFGVILFIWELLPTSLVVFFFRVRQPNLDRSGSGLPGHVFSSRGYFFDNPRRYDSDDDLAWSVMPQNIQASLAADSYEWGSQSSGIGAYIGGDDSYHLPPPPEELSHY